A single genomic interval of Microbacterium oleivorans harbors:
- a CDS encoding phosphocholine cytidylyltransferase family protein, whose protein sequence is MSLQIVILAAGMGSRLGRSLPKPLTELGDGRSIMQQQHDNVRFAFGDDARITTVVGYRAETIVEAFPDVDYVYNARYDQTNTSQSLLRALKATGRGGVLWMNGDVVFDPRVLGRAVPLIQRDTSFVTVNTAKVSDEEVKYTVDSEGFIKELSKTVRGGIGEAVGINYISSRDKKALIAQLGRVDDQDYFERGLELAIAENDVLIEPMDISDLYAVEVDFAEDLERANLFV, encoded by the coding sequence GTGAGCCTTCAGATCGTGATCCTCGCCGCAGGGATGGGTTCCCGTCTGGGCCGCTCCCTCCCCAAACCGCTCACCGAGCTCGGTGACGGACGCAGCATCATGCAGCAGCAGCACGACAACGTCCGCTTCGCCTTCGGCGACGACGCGCGCATCACGACGGTCGTCGGCTACCGCGCCGAGACCATCGTCGAGGCCTTCCCCGACGTCGACTACGTGTACAACGCCCGCTACGACCAGACGAACACGTCGCAGAGTCTGCTCCGTGCGCTCAAGGCGACCGGGCGCGGCGGCGTGCTCTGGATGAACGGCGATGTCGTCTTCGACCCGCGCGTTCTGGGCCGAGCGGTTCCGCTGATTCAGCGCGACACGTCCTTCGTGACGGTCAACACCGCCAAGGTGAGCGACGAAGAGGTCAAGTACACCGTCGATTCCGAGGGCTTCATCAAGGAGCTGTCGAAGACCGTCCGTGGCGGCATCGGTGAAGCGGTCGGCATCAACTACATCTCCTCGCGCGACAAGAAGGCGCTCATCGCCCAGCTCGGTCGCGTCGACGACCAGGACTACTTCGAGCGCGGCCTCGAGCTCGCGATCGCCGAGAACGACGTCCTCATCGAGCCGATGGACATCTCCGACCTCTACGCGGTCGAGGTCGACTTCGCCGAGGACCTCGAGCGCGCGAACCTCTTCGTCTGA
- a CDS encoding CDP-glycerol glycerophosphotransferase family protein — translation MGIITDARKAVDLVGRAVSNRAAHFDVLRSLAKRPRPPRNHFRIAVYFADGDVNMYQMRQWYKPLQKLAETWPLVVISRNATGAQALLADGALPVAFTPSVRSLESFVAAQDIRVVLYVNQNTRNFQMFRYGHRWHVFINHGESDKMYMTTNQFKAYDYALIAGDAARERLGRVLWDYDLDSRTIAIGRPQADHYSGSLPYPDDDRTVILYAPTWEGDRPAAHYGSIATHGEALAAAVLASPRHRLIYRPHPRSGVVDRGYGDAHKRIVSAIAAANAADPLAHHVFDHGPDLGWQLAAADLAVVDISAMVYDRLAADKPLLVTRPADPAALVDRGGYLSDAEWLDAAEAASVVDIADRVADDPEATTRLQGWSRHYFGDTAPGAATARFHAAIALLMQRWNEWDARTVDVADEADEAEFDDA, via the coding sequence GTGGGAATCATCACGGACGCGCGCAAGGCCGTCGATCTCGTCGGGCGGGCGGTGTCGAACCGCGCGGCGCACTTCGACGTGCTGCGATCGCTCGCCAAGCGGCCGCGGCCGCCCCGCAATCACTTCCGCATCGCGGTGTACTTCGCCGACGGCGACGTCAACATGTACCAGATGCGCCAGTGGTACAAGCCGCTGCAGAAGCTGGCCGAGACCTGGCCGCTCGTCGTGATCAGCCGCAACGCCACCGGGGCGCAGGCGCTGCTCGCCGACGGCGCGCTGCCCGTCGCGTTCACGCCGTCGGTGCGCTCGCTCGAGTCGTTCGTCGCAGCGCAGGACATCCGGGTCGTGCTCTACGTCAACCAGAACACCCGCAACTTCCAGATGTTCCGCTACGGTCACCGCTGGCACGTGTTCATCAACCACGGCGAGTCCGACAAGATGTACATGACCACCAACCAGTTCAAGGCGTACGACTACGCGCTCATCGCCGGCGACGCCGCCCGCGAGCGGCTGGGTCGCGTGCTGTGGGACTACGACCTCGACAGCCGCACGATCGCGATCGGGCGCCCGCAGGCGGATCACTACTCCGGCTCGCTGCCGTACCCGGACGACGACCGGACCGTCATCCTCTACGCGCCGACGTGGGAGGGCGATCGGCCCGCCGCCCATTACGGGTCGATCGCCACCCACGGCGAAGCGCTGGCGGCCGCGGTGCTGGCCTCGCCGCGGCACCGGCTCATCTACCGACCTCACCCGCGCTCGGGCGTCGTCGACCGGGGTTACGGCGACGCGCACAAGCGGATCGTCTCGGCGATCGCCGCGGCCAACGCGGCGGATCCGCTGGCACATCACGTGTTCGACCACGGCCCCGACCTCGGCTGGCAGCTCGCCGCCGCGGACCTCGCCGTGGTCGACATCTCCGCCATGGTCTACGACCGTCTCGCGGCGGATAAGCCGCTCCTGGTCACGCGCCCCGCAGATCCGGCGGCATTGGTCGACCGAGGTGGGTATCTGTCGGACGCCGAGTGGCTCGATGCAGCCGAGGCGGCGTCCGTGGTCGACATCGCCGACCGCGTCGCCGACGACCCCGAGGCGACGACGCGGTTGCAGGGCTGGTCGCGCCACTACTTCGGCGACACCGCACCCGGCGCCGCGACAGCGCGGTTCCATGCGGCGATCGCCCTGCTGATGCAGCGCTGGAACGAGTGGGACGCCCGCACGGTCGACGTCGCCGACGAGGCTGACGAGGCGGAGTTCGACGACGCCTGA
- a CDS encoding SCO4848 family membrane protein has product MTAFLITVLVVGATFNVVTWPTFLRRVSRDPRATDAAGRRTRFFTVHLVLVVIAIALAALFVVAAIVLGTGTV; this is encoded by the coding sequence GTGACCGCCTTCCTGATCACCGTCCTCGTCGTGGGGGCGACCTTCAACGTCGTCACCTGGCCGACGTTCCTGCGCCGTGTGTCCCGCGACCCGCGGGCGACGGACGCCGCCGGACGCCGCACGCGCTTCTTCACGGTGCACCTCGTGCTCGTCGTCATCGCGATCGCGCTGGCCGCGCTCTTCGTCGTGGCGGCCATCGTGCTCGGCACCGGCACCGTCTGA